A window of the Mesotoga prima MesG1.Ag.4.2 genome harbors these coding sequences:
- a CDS encoding ABC transporter ATP-binding protein, producing the protein MEVLKTTGLRKVYGSGANAVTALKGAELSVEEGEFIAIVGPSGSGKSTLLHLLAGLDRPTAGSVHIDGKNLYAMTDTQLSIFRRRRIGFVFQFFNLIPVLTARENIELPLILDERKVDEPYLNELIRLMKLEDRVGHLPSALSGGQQQRVAIARALITKPAIVFADEPTGNLDSKTSQEVMDLLKISARKFHQTLVIVTHEEDIAERANRIITLEDGEIVSDYSNTDVGNVFSSALGGQKV; encoded by the coding sequence ATGGAAGTACTCAAAACTACTGGACTGAGAAAAGTATATGGATCTGGCGCGAACGCAGTCACTGCGCTAAAAGGGGCGGAGCTTTCCGTCGAGGAGGGCGAGTTCATCGCGATAGTCGGGCCTAGTGGCTCGGGAAAGAGTACGCTCCTTCATCTGCTTGCGGGGCTTGATCGGCCTACCGCGGGAAGCGTCCACATAGACGGCAAGAATCTCTACGCCATGACGGATACGCAACTTTCGATCTTCAGAAGAAGAAGAATCGGGTTTGTCTTTCAGTTTTTCAACCTGATTCCCGTCCTGACTGCCAGGGAAAACATAGAACTCCCGCTGATCCTGGACGAAAGAAAGGTCGATGAGCCCTATCTGAACGAACTCATAAGGCTTATGAAACTAGAAGACAGGGTCGGTCACCTCCCGTCTGCCCTTTCAGGCGGCCAGCAACAAAGGGTGGCCATAGCCAGGGCTCTCATAACGAAACCGGCAATCGTCTTTGCCGACGAACCGACAGGAAATCTCGACAGCAAGACGAGCCAGGAAGTCATGGACCTGCTTAAAATAAGCGCGAGGAAATTCCACCAGACTCTCGTAATAGTGACTCATGAAGAGGATATTGCAGAAAGAGCCAACAGAATAATCACCCTGGAGGACGGCGAGATCGTTTCGGACTACTCGAATACAGACGTGGGCAACGTCTTTTCTTCGGCCCTGGGAGGTCAGAAGGTATGA
- a CDS encoding sensor histidine kinase yields MLRFLFREKANRLASVAGIVISLAVVIIAVLLIWSALQEQRSRQYEREISLIGRLVSLGGLSDETFQRLLSESRPEDFEAALNLLKPYGYTEAPPESYGSTYKNFRSRIITIISLSSITLVLLWVSLLSLIAKKQSDFLKETSLRLDALMSGRYDGKSIFDGEGDTAILSAQLNALSRRLEKTMESVDSERDKMRAFISFISHELKTPLASLKTMNELMLDGKNMEREQIEEFLGRSGEDIERMEWLIGDVLNIARIESGAIRFSFRKADLAELARDIMRNYIEIARRKKIEISLNTESSAIVFCDEKWITQAIGNLLKNAIDYSPEGGSVSVSISGSETYAYISVSDEGPGIPQEDSSKIFQSFYRGSSAGRSKKGSGLGLSLAKAIIERHQGDIKLKSSTERGSTFTIELPVRRGE; encoded by the coding sequence ATGTTAAGATTCCTCTTCAGAGAAAAAGCCAATAGACTGGCCTCAGTTGCCGGCATTGTGATCTCTCTCGCGGTCGTCATTATCGCCGTGCTGCTCATATGGTCTGCATTGCAGGAACAGAGAAGTCGTCAGTATGAAAGGGAGATCTCGTTAATTGGAAGGCTGGTTTCGCTGGGTGGTCTTTCGGATGAGACGTTTCAGAGGCTGCTTTCTGAGAGTCGGCCGGAGGACTTCGAAGCTGCGCTGAATCTTCTCAAGCCCTATGGATACACAGAAGCGCCTCCCGAAAGCTATGGATCTACTTACAAGAATTTCCGCTCCAGGATAATTACGATAATTTCGCTCTCTTCTATAACTCTTGTTCTTCTTTGGGTTTCACTGCTCTCCCTCATAGCGAAAAAACAGTCCGACTTTCTGAAAGAAACATCGCTGAGATTGGACGCCCTGATGAGCGGGAGATACGATGGTAAATCGATTTTCGATGGCGAGGGGGACACGGCCATTCTCTCGGCACAACTGAACGCGCTCAGCAGAAGACTGGAGAAGACCATGGAAAGCGTTGATTCCGAGCGCGACAAGATGAGGGCCTTCATCTCTTTCATATCGCATGAACTCAAGACGCCACTTGCCTCCCTAAAAACGATGAATGAATTAATGCTAGACGGCAAAAATATGGAAAGAGAACAGATTGAAGAGTTTCTGGGTAGAAGCGGCGAAGATATCGAGAGAATGGAATGGCTCATCGGTGACGTTCTCAACATAGCAAGGATAGAATCGGGCGCTATCAGATTTAGTTTCAGAAAGGCAGATCTCGCAGAACTGGCGAGAGATATAATGAGAAACTACATCGAGATAGCTCGCAGAAAGAAGATCGAGATTTCACTGAATACCGAATCGTCGGCTATTGTCTTCTGTGATGAGAAGTGGATTACGCAAGCTATTGGCAATCTCCTTAAGAACGCCATCGATTACTCTCCTGAAGGCGGCTCGGTATCTGTGTCAATTTCAGGGAGCGAGACCTACGCCTATATAAGCGTCTCGGACGAAGGCCCTGGGATCCCGCAAGAAGATTCATCGAAGATCTTTCAGAGTTTCTACCGGGGCAGTTCTGCCGGCAGATCGAAAAAGGGTTCAGGGCTCGGGCTATCGCTGGCTAAAGCGATTATTGAGAGACACCAAGGCGACATAAAGCTGAAGTCATCTACGGAAAGAGGGTCGACTTTCACAATAGAGCTCCCCGTAAGACGGGGAGAATGA
- a CDS encoding response regulator transcription factor, whose translation MLRILLVEDDENLANGISYALTQEGWATTLAGSVSYALEMLESGDFDLALLDVMLPDGNGFELCKKIRERSEMPIIFLTARDEEVNIVMGLESGADDYVTKPFRLRELISRIKANARRIQKRSVEEGGSLKSGPLELNTSKLRAYRSGKEIILTPTEFKILRTLMENEGIVLGRDRLLQKVWDVDGEFIDDNTLSVHIRKLREKVEEDPSKPKLIETLRGLGYRWNGGK comes from the coding sequence TTGCTCAGGATTCTGCTAGTTGAAGACGACGAAAACCTTGCGAACGGCATAAGCTATGCGCTCACGCAGGAGGGGTGGGCAACGACCTTAGCCGGGAGTGTGTCGTATGCTCTCGAAATGCTAGAGAGCGGAGACTTTGATCTGGCGCTCCTAGATGTAATGCTCCCCGACGGAAACGGATTTGAACTCTGCAAGAAGATACGCGAAAGATCAGAGATGCCAATAATCTTCCTTACTGCAAGGGACGAGGAAGTGAATATCGTAATGGGTCTCGAGAGCGGGGCGGACGATTACGTAACGAAACCATTCAGACTAAGGGAGCTCATATCGCGAATCAAAGCCAATGCACGGAGAATCCAGAAGCGTTCCGTTGAGGAAGGTGGTTCGCTAAAGTCAGGCCCCTTAGAACTGAACACCTCTAAGCTGAGGGCTTACAGATCCGGGAAAGAGATCATACTCACTCCAACGGAGTTCAAAATACTCAGAACTCTTATGGAGAACGAAGGTATTGTCCTCGGAAGGGATCGGCTCCTTCAGAAGGTATGGGATGTAGACGGTGAATTCATTGATGACAACACCCTCTCTGTTCATATCCGAAAGCTCAGAGAGAAGGTGGAGGAAGATCCCTCAAAGCCGAAGCTTATTGAAACGCTGAGAGGCCTGGGTTACAGGTGGAATGGAGGGAAGTAG